In one window of Candidatus Omnitrophota bacterium DNA:
- a CDS encoding transcriptional repressor has translation MPRGECRGQRWWHGKFQGCGYRLTLGREAILDILSKSEGHLSAEDIYIKIHPKYPNVGLTTVYRTLDVLSGLGMVYKLDFGDGRSRYEFAEGPKGAHHHHHLVCTQCNKIIDYADFIDDEVELLHQIERGLGQKYKFKITNHLIQFYGVCEECADKK, from the coding sequence ATGCCAAGAGGCGAATGCAGAGGACAGCGGTGGTGGCATGGCAAGTTTCAGGGGTGCGGCTATAGGCTTACCTTGGGCCGTGAGGCGATACTTGATATTCTATCCAAGTCCGAAGGCCACTTAAGCGCTGAAGATATATACATTAAGATTCATCCAAAGTATCCCAATGTGGGTTTGACTACTGTCTATCGGACGCTGGATGTGTTGTCAGGGTTGGGCATGGTCTATAAGCTTGATTTTGGCGACGGAAGATCGCGCTATGAATTCGCCGAAGGGCCTAAGGGGGCACACCACCACCACCACTTAGTGTGCACGCAATGCAATAAGATCATTGACTATGCTGATTTTATTGATGATGAGGTAGAGCTTCTTCATCAGATCGAGAGGGGATTGGGGCAGAAATATAAGTTTAAGATTACTAATCATCTTATACAGTTTTATGGCGTATGCGAGGAATGCGCAGATAAGAAATAA
- a CDS encoding DUF5320 domain-containing protein, with the protein MPGFDATGPRGQGAMTGGGRGYCVVPVGEAGKQLGAGAFRGRGGGRGWRNCFYATGLPGWIRGKDQLSALKDQAEYLKKELDAIQARVQELESK; encoded by the coding sequence ATGCCAGGTTTTGACGCAACAGGGCCAAGGGGCCAAGGGGCAATGACAGGCGGGGGAAGAGGATATTGTGTTGTGCCTGTTGGTGAAGCAGGAAAACAGTTAGGAGCAGGGGCTTTCAGAGGAAGAGGCGGTGGTAGAGGTTGGCGTAATTGTTTCTATGCTACAGGCCTTCCCGGATGGATCAGGGGCAAGGATCAGTTATCTGCGCTGAAAGATCAAGCGGAATACCTTAAAAAAGAACTTGATGCGATACAGGCAAGGGTTCAGGAGCTGGAGAGTAAATAA